From Dreissena polymorpha isolate Duluth1 chromosome 15, UMN_Dpol_1.0, whole genome shotgun sequence, a single genomic window includes:
- the LOC127860197 gene encoding coadhesin-like — protein MRTHLQVIYIGLAALTLSATYALQCFSCHGVNDTSACIAKVECAASQACYHRKQNVPSGENVDMGCLDSAFCTNIGGIIGRSVPQSRGSVCTECCSTDYCNDQLCYHSQPSDCVDDETVDCARLSSLFNICTGDYEHAALVCPRFCNLCNYKNGNWAEWSLWSSCSITCGNATLTRTRTCTNPPPSSHGKPCPGASLDFMSCVRSPCPLDGGWGSWTQWSSCTTTCGIGLQNRDRACDNPPPKLFGDHCFGSSVDFRTCLTRACSDGGWSTWSLWSSCSATCGGGLHIRSRECSNPAPSPYGQPCPGPNVDSGLCNTQQCPQDGNVNIGYWSTWTAWSTCSSTCPGGERTRERYCSNGVGCVGNDQQSMSCNNGNACVRLTSGRLEINIYGEWGTVCDDNFDTNAAQVACRMLGQSTSNALVIQPPAGLSVMPILLDDVICNGRESSLLQCTHLPIGHNNCGHGEDVGVSC, from the exons ATGAGGACACACTTACAAGTCATATATATAG GATTGGCTGCGCTAACGTTATCTGCAACGT acgcCCTGCAGTGCTTTAGTTGCCATGGAGTCAACGACACCAGCGCGTGCATAGCCAAGGTAGAATGTGCTGCAAGTCAG GCGTGTTATCACCGGAAGCAGAACGTGCCGTCTGGGGAAAATGTCGACATGGGTTGCCTCGACTCAGCG TTTTGCACAAACATCGGTGGTATAATCGGCCGCTCCGTGCCTCAGTCCCGTGGGTCAGTCTGTACGGAATGTTGCTCGACGGACTACTGTAACGACCAACTCTGCTACCACAGTCAGC CCTCTGACTGTGTGGATGATGAGACAGTGGACTGTGCCAGGCTGAGCTCGCTGTTCAACATATGTACAGGCGACTATGAACATGCCGCACTGGTCTGTCCAAGGTTCTGCAACCTATGTAACTATA AGAACGGCAATTGGGCGGAATGGTCCCTCTGGTCATCCTGTTCGATCACTTGCGGTAACGCAACGTTGACGCGGACAAGGACGTGCACAAACCCTCCACCCTCATCCCACGGGAAGCCATGTCCGGGGGCCTCGCTGGACTTCATGTCCTGTGTCCGCAGCCCTTGCCCAT TGGATGGAGGTTGGGGAAGCTGGACCCAATGGTCCTCGTGCACAACCACGTGCGGTATCGGGCTGCAGAACCGAGATCGAGCTTGCGACAACCCGCCACCTAAGCTGTTCGGGGACCACTGCTTCGGAAGCTCCGTTGACTTTCGAACATGCTTGACGAGGGCATGCTCAG ACGGCGGATGGAGCACATGGTCACTATGGAGTTCCTGTTCAGCCACATGCGGTGGTGGTCTGCACATCCGGTCTCGCGAGTGCTCGAACCCCGCACCATCACCGTACGGCCAGCCGTGCCCTGGACCTAACGTGGACTCCGGACTGTGCAACACACAGCAGTGTCCACAGGACGGCAATGTCAACATTG GCTATTGGTCCACGTGGACAGCATGGAGCACTTGCTCAAGCACGTGCCCTGGCGGGGAGCGAACACGTGAGCGTTATTGTAGCAATGGTGTAGGGTGCGTTGGCAACGATCAACAATCGATGAGCTGCAATAACGGAAACGCTTGTG TCCGCCTTACATCCGGGCGCCTGGAGATAAACATTTACGGAGAGTGGGGCACGGTATGCGATGACAACTTTGATACCAACGCCGCACAGGTCGCATGCAGGATGCTGGGACAGTCCAc GTCCAATGCTCTGGTTATCCAACCTCCAGCCGGTCTCTCAGTTATGCCCATTCTTCTGGATGACGTCATATGCAACGGGAGGGAAAGCTCGCTCCTCCAGTGTACCCATCTCCCCATAGGACATAACAACTGTGGACATGGGGAGGATGTGGGCGTGTCGTGTTAA
- the LOC127860199 gene encoding coadhesin-like, whose translation MCPINGGYTSWSSWGTCSVTCASGIWTRSRSCSNPAPQHKGADCTSLGAATETSSCNTGIMCPINGGYTSWSAWGMCSVTCEDGTKIRSRSCTNPAPQHNGANCNSLGAASETSSCNAGIMCPIDGGYTSWTMWSACSVTCEKGSMSRSRTCSNPTPLHNGANCDKFGANNEEEACDAGIMCPIDGGYADWSGWSKCSAECGSGFINRTRTCTNPEPQYDGASCAVIGSPDDSEVCDTGVPCKVDGTWGKWQAWSVCSKTCGGGKSQRVRYCDNPAPKGGGAPCFGSAMETKTCSSEKCPIDPNANAYSVQKCPNGFFACKTGSITCIEDLFVCDCAEDCADGSDESKTWAQCPTTCKSNAKALKATIGTLAVMMAIINLLHI comes from the exons TAAACGGCGGCTACACCTCGTGGAGCTCATGGGGCACGTGTTCAGTCACGTGCGCAAGCGGCATATGGACCCGGTCAAGATCCTGCTCGAACCCCGCACCCCAGCACAAGGGCGCAGACTGCACCTCCCTTGGAGCGGCTACTGAAACATCGAGTTGTAATACCGGAATTATGTGTCCTA TAAACGGCGGCTACACCTCGTGGAGCGCTTGGGGCATGTGCTCTGTCACGTGCGAGGACGGCACGAAAATCCGATCAAGATCCTGTACAAATCCAGCACCTCAGCACAATGGCGCAAACTGTAACTCCCTTGGAGCGGCGTCTGAAACATCGAGTTGTAATGCCGGAATTATGTGCCCCA TCGACGGTGGCTACACTTCCTGGACAATGTGGTCAGCGTGCTCAGTCACGTGCGAAAAAggatcaatgtcaaggtcaaggacgTGCTCTAACCCCACACCGCTGCACAATGGGGCAAATTGCGACAAGTTTGGGGCGAACAACGAAGAAGAAGCTTGCGACGCGGGAATCATGTGTCCAA tcgATGGAGGATACGCTGACTGGTCTGGCTGGTCTAAATGTTCAGCTGAGTGTGGGTCTGGCTTCATCAACCGCACAAGAACCTGTACCAACCCGGAGCCGCAGTACGACGGCGCTTCCTGTGCCGTTATTGGTTCACCTGACGATTCCGAAGTTTGCGATACTGGTGTACCGTGCAAAG TGGACGGAACATGGGGAAAATGGCAGGCCTGGTCCGTTTGCTCTAAAACCTGTGGGGGCGGAAAATCCCAGAGGGTTCGATACTGCGACAACCCGGCTCCTAAAGGCGGTGGTGCCCCTTGCTTTGGCAGTGCGATGGAGACAAAGACGTGTAGCAGCGAGAAGTGTCCAATTGACCCGAATGCAAACGCTTACTCTGTACAG AAGTGTCCTAACGGCTTCTTCGCCTGCAAGACGGGCTCGATCACGTGCATTGAGGACCTGTTCGTTTGCGACTGCGCGGAGGACTGTGCTGACGGAAGTGACGAAAGCAAGACATGGGCCCAGTGTCCAACAACCTGCAAGAGCAACGCGAAAG CTCTGAAGGCCACCATTGGGACATTGGCCGTCATGATGGCGATCATCAACTTGCTGCatatttga